A part of Microbulbifer sp. MI-G genomic DNA contains:
- a CDS encoding inorganic phosphate transporter yields MEILSQYGHILLVLACVSGFFMAWGVGANDVANAMGTSVGSRALTVKQAILIAMVFEFAGAYLAGGEVTATIRKGIIDSEVFAAQPQLLVYGMLAALLAAGTWLLIASVLGWPVSTTHSIVGAIVGFSAVGISTEAVAWGKVGSIVASWVVSPLLAGTIAFLLFRSVQRLILDTEDPFSNAKRYIPIYMFAVGWMIAMVTLTKGLKHVLKDANIQLSFIQDAGIAALAGLLVMGVGIAMLKRVKRDPASEVGNRFASVERVFAILMIFTACAMAFAHGSNDVANAVGPLAAVINTIQSGAVTAKATMPSWILLLGGLGIVVGLATYGFKVMATIGRKITELTPSRGFAAELGAAATVVLASGTGLPVSTTHTLVGAVLGVGLARGIGALNLRMITTIAASWVVTLPAGAGIAILFFYFFKGLFG; encoded by the coding sequence GTGGAGATTCTCAGTCAATACGGCCATATTCTGCTGGTCTTGGCCTGTGTGTCGGGCTTCTTTATGGCCTGGGGTGTGGGCGCAAACGATGTTGCCAACGCCATGGGCACCTCCGTGGGCTCGCGCGCATTGACGGTCAAACAGGCGATCCTGATCGCCATGGTTTTTGAGTTTGCCGGGGCCTACCTGGCCGGCGGGGAAGTTACCGCCACCATCCGCAAGGGGATTATCGATTCGGAGGTCTTCGCCGCGCAGCCCCAGTTGCTGGTGTACGGCATGCTGGCCGCCCTGCTCGCCGCCGGTACCTGGCTGCTGATCGCCAGCGTCCTGGGCTGGCCGGTATCCACCACCCATTCCATTGTCGGCGCCATTGTGGGCTTCTCCGCGGTGGGCATCTCCACAGAGGCGGTTGCCTGGGGCAAGGTGGGCAGTATCGTGGCGAGTTGGGTGGTCTCGCCGCTACTGGCCGGTACCATTGCCTTCCTGCTGTTTCGCAGTGTGCAGCGCCTGATCCTGGATACCGAAGATCCCTTCTCCAATGCCAAGCGCTATATCCCCATTTACATGTTCGCCGTGGGCTGGATGATCGCTATGGTCACCCTGACCAAGGGGCTCAAGCATGTGTTGAAAGATGCCAATATCCAGCTCAGCTTCATCCAGGATGCCGGTATTGCGGCCCTCGCGGGCCTGTTGGTGATGGGCGTCGGCATCGCCATGCTCAAACGTGTCAAACGCGACCCCGCCAGTGAAGTGGGAAACCGCTTTGCCAGTGTGGAGCGGGTCTTCGCCATCCTCATGATATTCACCGCCTGCGCCATGGCCTTCGCCCACGGTTCCAACGATGTCGCCAACGCGGTGGGCCCGCTGGCCGCTGTGATCAACACCATCCAGTCCGGCGCGGTCACCGCCAAAGCCACCATGCCCTCGTGGATTCTATTACTGGGGGGCCTGGGTATCGTGGTGGGCCTGGCCACTTACGGTTTCAAGGTCATGGCCACCATTGGCAGGAAAATTACCGAGTTGACCCCCAGCCGCGGCTTCGCCGCAGAACTGGGTGCCGCCGCCACCGTGGTACTCGCTTCCGGCACCGGTCTGCCCGTCTCCACCACCCACACCCTCGTGGGGGCGGTGCTCGGGGTGGGCCTGGCGCGGGGAATTGGCGCACTGAACCTGCGCATGATCACCACCATCGCCGCCTCCTGGGTTGTGACCCTGCCAGCAGGTGCCGGTATTGCCATTCTGTTCTTCTATTTCTTCAAGGGCCTGTTCGGCTGA
- the argE gene encoding acetylornithine deacetylase, producing the protein MATVRVPELKEQLRQLIACPSISSTDPALDMGNRPLVELLAAWLESLGFGVALMPLEGSPHKVNMIATLGGCADSHSGLVLSGHTDTVPFDQGRWQSDPFTLQERDNRFYGLGTSDMKGFFPLAIEAAKTFVDQPLRQPLTILATADEETSMAGARALVAAGRPRARYAVIGEPTGLRPVRMHKGVMMEAVRITGRSGHSSDPNLGASALEAMHTVIDALLALREEWQQKYQHRGFAVPVPTLNLGCIHGGDNPNRICAATELQFDVRPLPGMPLAELRAELGKRIQASGARSGIHIEIRSLFPGTEPFEQDAHSDLVKAAETLCGQGADSVAFGTEAPYLKRLNIDTIVLGPGDIDQAHQPDEYLGLERIVPMTEILRSLIARFCL; encoded by the coding sequence ATGGCAACTGTCAGGGTACCCGAGTTAAAGGAACAATTGCGCCAGCTGATTGCCTGCCCCAGTATCAGCTCCACAGATCCGGCGCTGGATATGGGCAACCGCCCCCTGGTAGAGCTGCTGGCTGCCTGGCTGGAAAGTCTGGGCTTCGGTGTGGCACTGATGCCCCTTGAGGGCAGCCCGCACAAAGTCAATATGATTGCCACTTTAGGCGGCTGTGCGGACAGCCACAGCGGCCTGGTATTGTCCGGGCACACCGACACAGTTCCATTTGACCAGGGGCGCTGGCAATCGGACCCGTTCACATTGCAGGAGCGCGATAACCGCTTCTACGGGCTCGGTACCAGCGACATGAAAGGGTTTTTCCCCCTGGCCATTGAAGCGGCCAAAACCTTTGTGGATCAACCCCTGCGCCAGCCCTTGACTATACTCGCCACCGCGGACGAAGAGACCTCCATGGCCGGCGCCCGTGCGCTGGTTGCCGCAGGCCGCCCGCGCGCGCGCTATGCGGTGATCGGCGAACCCACCGGCTTGCGCCCGGTGCGCATGCACAAGGGCGTGATGATGGAGGCCGTGCGGATTACCGGCCGCTCCGGCCACTCGTCCGACCCGAACCTGGGCGCCAGTGCACTGGAGGCCATGCACACAGTGATCGATGCATTGCTGGCTCTGCGCGAAGAGTGGCAGCAGAAGTATCAGCACCGCGGCTTTGCCGTGCCCGTCCCCACCCTGAACCTGGGATGTATTCACGGCGGTGACAATCCGAACCGGATTTGCGCTGCCACAGAGCTGCAGTTTGATGTCCGCCCGCTGCCGGGCATGCCTCTGGCCGAATTGCGCGCAGAGCTGGGCAAGCGCATACAGGCCAGCGGCGCACGCAGCGGCATCCACATCGAGATCCGGTCGTTGTTTCCCGGCACAGAGCCCTTTGAGCAGGATGCCCACTCGGACTTGGTGAAGGCCGCAGAGACCCTCTGCGGCCAGGGCGCCGACAGTGTCGCCTTTGGCACCGAAGCGCCCTATCTCAAGCGCCTGAATATTGACACCATCGTGCTCGGTCCCGGGGATATCGACCAGGCGCACCAGCCGGATGAATACCTCGGGCTGGAGCGTATAGTACCGATGACGGAGATACTGCGCAGCCTGATTGCCCGTTTCTGTCTCTGA
- the argA gene encoding amino-acid N-acetyltransferase: MSDNNGSLNWFRHAAPYINDLRGRTLVIGLPGDALAHANFRNLVHDLALLASLGVRLAVVHGARAQINRALSEQGIESRFHDGNRITDRDSLEVIKAAVGRLRFDIEAAFSQGLPDSPMARSALKVVSGNFVTARPSGVLDGVDLRWTGTVRRMEVNTLEQALHQGALVLLSPLGTSLTGELFNLNYLDLAAEAARVLRAEKLVLFRAPAQLVVDGEVVHELSLVQAEQVAARVHSDTLRCAIRACNAGTARIHLLSYCQNGALIQELFRREGAGTMIYRDSYEVVRRARITDVGGILGLIRPLEKQGVLVRRSREKLEAEIAHFTLVEVDGTPVACAALYPIKDNSNFTGAAEIACVAIHPAFRGGGRGAKLMRHLERQARAVNIRELYVLTTQTEHWFIEQGFTQADVGALPASRKSLYNLQRNSRILCKRL, encoded by the coding sequence GTGAGTGACAATAACGGCTCCCTCAACTGGTTCCGCCACGCGGCACCCTATATCAATGATCTGCGCGGCCGCACCCTGGTGATCGGGTTGCCCGGCGATGCCCTTGCGCACGCCAATTTTCGCAACCTGGTGCACGACCTGGCACTGCTTGCCAGCCTCGGGGTACGTCTGGCCGTAGTCCACGGTGCCCGGGCGCAGATCAACCGCGCCCTGAGTGAACAGGGTATCGAGAGCCGCTTTCACGACGGCAATCGCATCACCGACCGGGACAGCCTGGAGGTGATCAAAGCGGCGGTGGGCAGGCTGCGCTTCGATATTGAGGCGGCATTTTCCCAGGGGTTACCCGACTCCCCCATGGCCCGTTCAGCCCTGAAAGTGGTCTCGGGCAATTTTGTCACCGCGCGTCCGAGCGGTGTGCTGGACGGCGTTGACCTGCGCTGGACCGGCACCGTCCGGCGCATGGAGGTCAACACACTGGAACAGGCCCTGCACCAGGGTGCCCTGGTCCTGCTGTCCCCACTGGGCACCTCCCTCACCGGTGAGCTGTTCAATCTCAATTATCTGGATCTCGCCGCGGAGGCCGCACGGGTACTGCGCGCCGAGAAACTGGTGCTGTTTCGCGCTCCGGCCCAGCTTGTGGTGGATGGCGAAGTGGTACACGAACTGAGTCTTGTGCAAGCCGAGCAGGTGGCCGCACGGGTGCACAGCGATACCCTGCGGTGCGCCATTCGCGCCTGTAATGCCGGCACTGCCCGCATCCACCTGCTCAGCTACTGCCAGAACGGCGCCCTGATCCAGGAACTATTCCGCCGCGAGGGCGCCGGCACCATGATCTACCGGGACAGCTATGAAGTGGTTCGCCGGGCGCGTATCACCGATGTGGGGGGCATCCTCGGCCTGATCCGCCCCCTGGAAAAACAGGGAGTTCTGGTGCGCCGCTCGCGGGAAAAGCTCGAAGCGGAAATCGCGCATTTTACCCTGGTGGAGGTGGATGGCACCCCGGTGGCCTGCGCCGCGCTCTATCCCATCAAGGACAACAGCAATTTCACGGGCGCGGCAGAAATCGCCTGTGTCGCCATCCACCCGGCATTTCGCGGTGGCGGGCGCGGCGCCAAGCTGATGCGCCATCTGGAACGCCAGGCACGTGCAGTCAATATCCGCGAACTCTATGTGCTCACCACCCAGACCGAGCACTGGTTTATCGAGCAGGGCTTTACACAGGCCGACGTCGGCGCGTTGCCCGCTTCGCGCAAGTCCCTGTACAACCTGCAGCGCAACTCGCGGATTTTGTGCAAGCGCCTGTGA
- the ilvD gene encoding dihydroxy-acid dehydratase has product MPEYRSRTSTAGRNMAGARALWRATGMKDEDFHKPIIAIANSFTQFVPGHVHLKDMGQLVAEEIARAGGVAKEFNTIAVDDGIAMGHDGMLYSLPSREIIADSVEYMVNAHCADALVCISNCDKITPGMLMAALRLNIPAIFVSGGPMEAGKTKLADHKLDLVDAMVIAATETATDAEVEAYERSACPTCGSCSGMFTANSMNCLTEALGLSLPGNGTLLATHADRRELFLRAGREIVALTKRYYERGDKLALPRSIANPGAFTNAMALDIAMGGSTNTILHLLAAAREGEIDFTLAEIDRLSRKVPQLCKVAPNTQKYHIEDVHRAGGVMAILGQLASAGLIDTAQPTAYGSSLQQALEQWDISRTDDTTVHDFYRAGPAGIATQIAFSQNCRWQTLDSDRVGGCIRSVEHAYSAEGGLAVLFGNLAPHGCVVKTSGVDESLWRFEGPAHVVESQEAAVSRILGGQVRKGEALILRYEGPKGGPGMQEMLYPTSYLKSRGLGEHCALITDGRFSGGTSGLSIGHVSPEAASGGNIALVRDGDPIRIDIPARKIEVVITDTELERRRQEMARLGKRAWQPVEERPRKVSKALRAYAMLATSADRGAVREIE; this is encoded by the coding sequence ATGCCCGAATACCGATCCCGCACTTCCACCGCCGGCCGCAATATGGCCGGCGCCCGTGCCCTGTGGCGCGCCACCGGGATGAAAGATGAGGACTTTCACAAGCCCATCATCGCCATTGCCAACTCCTTTACTCAGTTTGTGCCCGGGCATGTGCACCTGAAGGATATGGGCCAACTGGTGGCAGAAGAAATTGCCCGGGCCGGGGGCGTGGCCAAGGAGTTCAACACCATCGCCGTGGACGACGGCATCGCCATGGGCCACGACGGTATGCTGTACAGCCTGCCCAGCCGCGAAATCATCGCCGACTCGGTGGAATACATGGTCAATGCCCACTGCGCCGATGCCCTGGTGTGCATTTCCAACTGCGACAAGATCACACCGGGCATGCTGATGGCCGCCCTGCGCCTGAATATCCCGGCGATTTTTGTTTCCGGTGGCCCCATGGAAGCCGGCAAAACCAAACTGGCGGATCACAAGCTGGACCTGGTGGATGCCATGGTGATTGCGGCGACCGAAACGGCCACCGATGCCGAGGTCGAGGCCTATGAACGCTCCGCCTGCCCCACCTGCGGCTCCTGTTCCGGCATGTTCACTGCCAACTCCATGAACTGCCTCACGGAGGCTTTGGGCCTGTCCCTGCCCGGCAACGGCACCCTGCTGGCCACCCATGCGGATCGCCGGGAGCTGTTTCTGCGCGCGGGCCGTGAAATTGTTGCCCTGACCAAGCGCTACTACGAGCGGGGCGACAAGCTCGCCCTGCCCCGCAGTATTGCCAATCCCGGCGCGTTCACCAATGCCATGGCGCTGGACATCGCCATGGGGGGCTCCACCAATACCATCCTGCACCTGCTCGCCGCCGCCCGGGAAGGCGAGATTGACTTCACCCTGGCAGAGATCGACCGCCTTTCCCGCAAGGTGCCACAATTGTGCAAGGTGGCCCCCAACACGCAAAAGTACCATATTGAGGACGTCCACCGCGCCGGCGGTGTGATGGCCATTCTCGGCCAGCTGGCATCGGCGGGGCTGATCGATACCGCACAACCCACTGCCTATGGCAGCAGCTTGCAACAGGCGCTAGAGCAGTGGGACATCTCTCGCACCGACGACACAACCGTGCATGACTTCTACCGCGCCGGTCCCGCGGGAATTGCCACCCAAATCGCCTTCAGCCAGAACTGCCGCTGGCAGACTCTGGATAGCGACCGTGTCGGTGGCTGTATTCGCTCGGTAGAACACGCCTATTCCGCCGAGGGCGGCCTGGCAGTGCTGTTCGGCAATCTGGCTCCCCACGGCTGTGTGGTAAAAACGTCCGGGGTGGATGAATCCCTCTGGCGGTTCGAGGGACCTGCCCATGTAGTCGAAAGCCAGGAGGCGGCGGTATCCCGGATTCTGGGCGGCCAAGTGCGCAAGGGCGAAGCCCTTATCCTGCGCTACGAGGGCCCCAAAGGCGGACCGGGTATGCAGGAAATGCTGTACCCCACCAGCTACCTGAAATCCCGCGGGCTGGGAGAACACTGTGCCCTGATTACAGACGGGCGGTTTTCCGGCGGTACCTCCGGTCTCTCTATCGGGCACGTGTCGCCGGAGGCCGCCTCCGGAGGCAATATTGCCCTGGTGCGTGACGGCGACCCCATCCGCATCGATATTCCCGCGCGCAAAATTGAAGTGGTTATTACGGATACGGAACTCGAGAGGCGCCGGCAGGAAATGGCGCGCTTGGGGAAACGGGCCTGGCAGCCCGTGGAGGAGAGACCGAGAAAAGTCAGCAAGGCCCTGCGTGCCTACGCCATGCTGGCGACCAGCGCCGATCGCGGCGCTGTGCGGGAAATTGAATAA
- a CDS encoding energy transducer TonB, with protein MDRAYPPIASTVFFPPQLLAGYAKGLAFAAMMTLGLIFLMSRLIASDLEAPVVDGLPSIQPVHIEDKKVVTQKDEPPVKPQIPPLQPTTTPEEIPPTEVGTAITIRAPVPSSDTTLTVTRDPVPVYKPLPRYPNAAARRGIEGYVVVEFTVTKTGAVRDARVVGGFDSAGNPTRVFNRSALAAAERFKYQPQMADGEPVERYGVRNRITYKMAD; from the coding sequence ATGGATAGAGCTTACCCGCCAATTGCCAGCACTGTATTTTTTCCCCCTCAGCTACTTGCCGGTTATGCGAAAGGACTTGCGTTTGCGGCCATGATGACTCTCGGGCTGATTTTTCTGATGAGCCGTTTGATTGCCAGTGATCTAGAGGCGCCGGTGGTGGATGGTTTACCGTCAATCCAGCCGGTGCATATTGAAGACAAAAAAGTCGTCACGCAAAAAGATGAACCGCCGGTAAAACCGCAAATCCCACCGCTGCAACCAACCACAACTCCTGAAGAAATACCGCCCACAGAGGTGGGTACGGCGATTACGATAAGGGCTCCTGTCCCGAGCAGTGACACGACGCTGACGGTAACGCGGGATCCCGTGCCTGTGTACAAACCTTTACCGCGCTATCCCAATGCGGCAGCGCGCAGGGGCATCGAAGGTTACGTTGTGGTGGAATTCACCGTGACCAAAACAGGCGCGGTGCGCGATGCCCGGGTGGTGGGGGGGTTCGACAGTGCCGGCAACCCCACCAGGGTGTTTAACCGCTCGGCACTGGCCGCCGCCGAGCGTTTTAAATACCAGCCCCAGATGGCGGATGGCGAGCCAGTGGAGCGCTATGGTGTGCGCAATCGGATCACCTACAAAATGGCAGACTAA
- the pepB gene encoding aminopeptidase PepB — MSKVMRVQLVEGTAGAPWGTSALLSFNGSDARIHIGAAKGDALIAAQRAARRLDGLGVSAVVLSGEGWDIERRWAFWMGYFNPKAANRIDWGSEDVGERKELAARESAARWVREITNGTPDGVSPRVLAESAAEMLQKLAPDAVRYHMIAGEDLLREGFVGIHSVGRGSAREPVMLQLDYNPSGDAAAPVDTCLVGKGITFDSGGYSLKPSANMATMKSDMGGAAMVSGGLALAIARGLNKRVKLYLCCAENLVSGHAYKLGDIIQYKNGVAVEVLNTDAEGRLVLADGLIAASEAEPRWLLDAATLTGAAKVAVGREFNAVFSFEAAMAQRVLDAAGRENEKAWRLPLEPMHLEQIPSGFADIANIGADGSPGASTAAAFLAHFVRDAGRNWVHMDLSGSYQPSANALWATGAKGQGLRTIARFLLDS, encoded by the coding sequence ATGTCAAAGGTAATGCGTGTTCAGTTGGTGGAAGGTACAGCGGGGGCACCCTGGGGAACCTCTGCACTGCTCAGCTTTAATGGCAGTGATGCACGGATTCATATTGGCGCGGCCAAGGGTGATGCGTTAATTGCCGCGCAGCGCGCGGCGCGGCGCCTGGATGGTCTGGGGGTGAGCGCGGTTGTTCTGAGTGGTGAGGGCTGGGATATCGAGCGGCGCTGGGCATTCTGGATGGGGTATTTCAACCCCAAAGCCGCCAACAGAATTGACTGGGGCAGCGAGGATGTCGGAGAGCGCAAAGAGCTGGCTGCCCGTGAAAGCGCTGCGCGCTGGGTGCGGGAGATCACCAATGGCACACCGGATGGGGTTTCCCCCAGGGTTCTGGCGGAGAGCGCTGCGGAGATGCTGCAGAAACTGGCGCCCGATGCTGTGCGCTACCACATGATAGCCGGTGAGGATTTGCTCCGCGAAGGGTTTGTGGGTATTCACAGTGTGGGTCGTGGCAGTGCGCGCGAACCGGTGATGTTGCAGCTGGATTACAACCCCAGCGGTGATGCCGCCGCGCCGGTGGATACCTGCCTGGTGGGCAAGGGGATTACCTTCGACTCCGGTGGGTACAGTCTCAAGCCCTCGGCCAATATGGCCACCATGAAATCCGACATGGGCGGTGCGGCCATGGTGAGCGGTGGTCTGGCCCTGGCCATTGCCCGCGGCCTGAACAAGCGGGTGAAACTGTATCTGTGCTGTGCCGAAAATCTGGTTTCCGGCCACGCTTATAAGCTGGGCGATATTATCCAGTATAAAAATGGGGTTGCGGTTGAGGTGCTCAATACCGATGCGGAAGGGCGCCTGGTGCTGGCCGACGGCCTGATTGCGGCCTCCGAGGCAGAGCCGCGCTGGCTGTTGGATGCCGCCACCCTGACCGGCGCTGCCAAGGTGGCAGTGGGGCGCGAGTTCAATGCGGTATTCAGCTTCGAGGCGGCCATGGCACAGCGGGTTCTGGATGCCGCCGGGCGGGAAAACGAAAAAGCCTGGCGTTTGCCACTGGAGCCTATGCACCTGGAGCAGATACCCTCCGGCTTTGCCGATATTGCCAATATCGGCGCAGATGGCAGCCCCGGCGCGTCCACCGCGGCGGCATTCCTCGCACACTTTGTGCGGGACGCGGGGCGCAACTGGGTGCATATGGATTTGTCCGGTTCCTATCAGCCCAGTGCCAATGCCCTCTGGGCAACCGGTGCCAAGGGCCAGGGTCTGCGTACCATTGCACGATTCCTGTTGGACAGCTGA
- a CDS encoding thiol-disulfide oxidoreductase DCC family protein produces MADKIRVLYNSACPVCNAGITAQKRKSTLCAVDWEDVHLDNNRVKALNLDLEFVRERLHLVDTEGRLRVGNEAFIAIWENSPGEQWKARVSRIPGLRWCLNKAYNGFARCLYLWNRALKHW; encoded by the coding sequence ATGGCCGACAAGATTCGTGTGCTCTACAACTCCGCCTGCCCGGTGTGCAACGCGGGTATCACTGCGCAAAAAAGGAAATCCACACTGTGCGCCGTGGATTGGGAAGATGTGCATCTGGATAACAACAGGGTAAAAGCGCTGAATCTGGATCTAGAGTTTGTGCGCGAACGGCTGCACCTGGTGGATACCGAGGGCAGGTTGCGGGTGGGTAATGAGGCATTTATTGCCATCTGGGAAAACTCGCCCGGTGAGCAGTGGAAGGCGCGGGTATCCAGGATACCCGGCCTGCGCTGGTGCCTCAACAAGGCCTACAACGGTTTTGCCCGCTGCCTGTATCTTTGGAATCGGGCCTTGAAGCATTGGTAA
- a CDS encoding cupin domain-containing protein translates to MHKSILKKQEILEMAAECKVHFLNPNAVRQNQSLGDHTGITGFGFHRIAIEPGRESTELHRHTFEDECVYILQGVAEVQIGEEQYSVAEGDFIGYPAGGLPHTMKNTGDELLVCIVVGQRLDHDICDYPNKGKRLHRNRGLPWELVDLGDITHPR, encoded by the coding sequence ATGCACAAGTCGATTTTGAAGAAGCAGGAAATCCTGGAAATGGCCGCGGAGTGCAAGGTGCATTTTCTCAACCCCAATGCGGTGCGCCAGAATCAATCCCTTGGCGACCACACCGGCATAACCGGTTTTGGCTTTCATAGGATTGCCATTGAACCAGGGCGTGAATCCACCGAGTTGCATCGCCACACATTTGAAGACGAATGTGTGTATATTTTGCAGGGGGTAGCCGAGGTCCAGATCGGTGAGGAACAATACTCCGTTGCCGAGGGGGATTTTATTGGCTATCCGGCGGGTGGCCTGCCGCACACCATGAAAAATACCGGTGACGAGCTGCTGGTATGCATTGTTGTCGGCCAGCGCCTGGACCACGATATTTGTGATTACCCCAATAAAGGGAAACGGCTGCACCGCAACCGGGGCCTGCCCTGGGAACTGGTGGACCTGGGGGATATCACCCATCCACGATAA
- a CDS encoding rhomboid family intramembrane serine protease, which yields MLIIPIQNKPDWRRPPLVCFALILLNLVVFAGYQSGDKARWRQAEEYYFSTDLPGLEEQRFLVYVDEVHPEWRLQVGAEGEEFIYRELLWNPEFHRWLLPGLEEEGQTLWLQQRLRFAELRGHMSSLALGLTPAEPNPAGLLGHMFLHGSWDHLIGNMVFLLLFGLSVELALGGGWFFVFYLLGGLAAAGLHMLVESGSHVSMVGASGAVSAVIGMFVAIYGVRRLRFFYTFGFIFGEFSAPALLVLPLWLGKELFGYFYGDAGIAYWAHTGGLLAGFALALLLLYWRPPLQALPEEGEGVLPSPQRSALTRIDRFQEEGKLVEATAAATAAVRQYPHSLVLIERTIELTAMTPDSEAFHRANFALFALAANPDIAVSVLAAGYRRYLQATRNPRALTAKVCLLLARRAAEAADWPWLEALLCRLASQNVQHPLIPRLGVRLVNYYRRMGEEGRAREIKRLTDSMEISGPA from the coding sequence GTGCTGATTATCCCCATTCAGAACAAACCGGACTGGCGCCGCCCCCCTCTGGTGTGTTTTGCGTTGATTCTCCTCAATCTAGTGGTGTTCGCCGGTTATCAGAGTGGTGATAAGGCCCGCTGGCGCCAGGCCGAGGAATACTATTTCAGCACTGATCTGCCCGGGTTGGAGGAGCAGCGTTTTCTGGTGTACGTGGATGAGGTACACCCCGAGTGGCGCCTGCAGGTGGGGGCGGAGGGAGAGGAGTTTATCTACCGCGAACTGTTGTGGAACCCGGAATTCCACCGCTGGTTGCTGCCCGGGCTGGAAGAGGAGGGCCAGACCCTGTGGCTGCAGCAGCGCTTGCGTTTTGCCGAGCTGCGCGGCCACATGAGCAGCCTGGCCCTGGGTCTGACGCCGGCGGAGCCCAACCCTGCCGGGCTGCTCGGCCATATGTTCCTGCACGGCAGCTGGGATCACCTGATCGGCAATATGGTCTTCCTGCTGTTGTTTGGTCTGTCGGTGGAGCTGGCGCTGGGGGGAGGCTGGTTTTTCGTGTTCTACCTGCTTGGCGGTCTGGCCGCGGCGGGTTTGCACATGCTGGTGGAATCCGGCAGCCATGTGTCGATGGTGGGCGCCTCCGGGGCCGTATCGGCAGTTATTGGCATGTTTGTGGCCATCTACGGTGTTCGGCGCCTGCGCTTTTTCTACACTTTCGGCTTTATATTCGGAGAATTCAGTGCACCGGCGCTGCTGGTGCTGCCCCTGTGGCTGGGCAAGGAATTGTTCGGCTATTTCTATGGCGATGCCGGTATTGCCTACTGGGCCCATACTGGAGGACTGCTGGCGGGGTTTGCCCTGGCCCTGCTGCTGCTCTACTGGCGCCCACCGTTACAGGCCCTGCCGGAAGAGGGGGAGGGTGTCCTGCCCTCGCCGCAGAGGAGTGCACTGACGCGGATTGACCGCTTCCAGGAAGAGGGCAAACTGGTCGAAGCGACGGCTGCGGCCACGGCGGCCGTGCGACAGTACCCGCACAGTCTGGTGCTGATTGAACGCACGATTGAATTGACCGCGATGACCCCGGACAGCGAGGCGTTCCACCGCGCCAACTTCGCCCTTTTCGCCCTCGCGGCCAACCCGGACATCGCAGTGTCTGTGCTTGCGGCGGGTTACCGCCGCTACTTGCAGGCAACCAGAAATCCCCGCGCCCTCACTGCCAAAGTGTGCCTGCTGTTGGCGCGTCGTGCCGCTGAAGCGGCAGACTGGCCCTGGCTGGAGGCGCTCTTGTGTCGTCTGGCTTCGCAGAACGTACAGCACCCGCTGATACCCAGGCTGGGTGTGCGCCTGGTCAATTACTATCGACGGATGGGAGAGGAGGGACGCGCCCGCGAGATAAAGAGATTAACCGACAGTATGGAGATATCCGGACCGGCCTGA
- a CDS encoding type IV pilin protein yields the protein MKKLNGYGHSGFTLIEVMVVVAIIGIIAALAYPSYMEHVRKSNRTEAKVVLNDVAQRLQRCFTAYSAYNNDACTVAGAISDGNTIDSEHGYYSIAGVLTPTTFVLTATAVSGSPQAGDKRCKTLSLDQAGKRDATGSNITECW from the coding sequence ATGAAAAAACTAAATGGTTATGGGCATTCGGGCTTTACCCTGATAGAAGTTATGGTGGTCGTTGCCATTATTGGTATTATCGCTGCCCTTGCCTATCCCTCCTATATGGAGCATGTACGAAAGAGCAATCGCACAGAGGCCAAGGTAGTCCTGAACGATGTGGCACAGCGGCTTCAGCGCTGCTTTACGGCTTACAGTGCCTACAATAATGATGCCTGCACCGTGGCTGGAGCGATTAGTGATGGAAATACAATTGACTCCGAGCATGGCTATTATTCCATTGCCGGGGTTCTGACACCTACAACCTTTGTGCTTACCGCAACTGCGGTGTCGGGTTCCCCCCAGGCAGGGGATAAGCGCTGTAAAACCCTAAGCCTGGATCAGGCAGGCAAGAGGGATGCCACCGGCTCAAATATTACTGAATGTTGGTAA